A stretch of the Panicum virgatum strain AP13 chromosome 9N, P.virgatum_v5, whole genome shotgun sequence genome encodes the following:
- the LOC120688790 gene encoding uncharacterized protein LOC120688790 translates to MAGRRLPALCGGGRAATTRVRRKRAACSSSPASKLAVAALASGAGNKASSKGGSPGGVVGGCYVDGNGALMVEVGGAGAAGARKKKKDGGGRRVMVLADGRAEAAGALQWALSQAVRSNDTVVLLAVVKPLAQDAVSDSCVKMLGTKSQQHLDALRTLCESTRPEVKVETCAVEAEERAPAVVEAARRHGASLLVLGQRRRRAVARWLQALWRRRRRRRGGSGSPGGMVEYCIEHAPCVALAVRRRSSGGYLLCCPDMRIRIPTPEEPKSSPMATAASTTSSDGGGLSRSASAIVAVAESGQHLLRIDGYSHTMDVPTGSDIKSPPFSVGGHSCCISYYPNGLSSAWSDYISLFLQLDGGAPQDVWVRHTFSLLGREGKPVPYFINSGKKIFTDWGTSAFIRRSELEGSEHLRGNSFTIRCNVTVTKEIQTKSVDVGASAAPTVAPLPPDPDLHRHLAGLLATGEATDVVFEVDDKTFMAHRCVLCCSNYS, encoded by the exons ATGGCCGGCAGGAGGCTGCCGGcgctgtgcggcggcggccgggcggcgacgacgcgggTGAGGAGGAAGCGGGCGGCCTGCTCCTCCTCACCGGCCTCCAAGCTCGccgtggcggcgctggccaGCGGCGCCGGCAATAAGGCCAGTAGTAAGGGTGGTAGTCCAGGAGGAGTTGTTGGAGGGTGCTACGTCGACGGCAACGGCGCGCTGATGGTGGaggtgggcggcgccggcgcggcgggggccaggaagaagaagaaggacggcggcgggcggcgggtgaTGGTGCTGGCCGACGGGCGCGccgaggcggccggcgcgctGCAGTGGGCGCTGTCGCAGGCCGTCCGGAGCAACGACAccgtcgtcctcctcgccgtcgtcaaGCCGCTCGCCCAAGACG CTGTTAGCGATTCGTGTGTCAAGATGCTGGGGACGAAGAGCCAGCAGCACCTTGACGCCTTGAGGACCCTGTGCGAATCAACAAGGCCAGAG GTGAAGGTGGAGACGTgcgcggtggaggcggaggagcgcgcgccggcggtggtggaggcggcgagACGGCACGGCGCGTCGCTGCTTGTGCtgggccagcgccggcgccgcgcggtgGCGCGGTGGCTGCAggcgctgtggcggcggcggcggcggcggcgcgggggctccGGCTCCCCCGGCGGGATGGTGGAGTACTGCATCGAGCACGCGCCGTGCGTGGCgctggcggtgcggcggcgaagCTCCGGCGGCTACCTCCTATGTTGCCCGGATATGCGGATACGGATACCA ACTCCTGAGGAACCAAAGAGTTCTCCCATGGCGACGGCCGCGTCCACAAccagcagcgacggcggcgggctgtCGCGGTCTGCCTCAGccatcgtcgccgtcgccgagagCGGCCAGCACCTGCTGAGGATCGACGGCTACTCCCACACCATGGACGTCCCCACCGGCAGCGACATCAAGTCCCCGCCCTTCAGCGTCGGGGGCCACAGCTGCTGCATTAGCTACTACCCCAACGGCCTCAGCTCGGCCTGGTCCGACTACATCTCCCTCTTCCTCCAGCTCGATGGCGGCGCCCCACAGGACGTCTGGGTCCGGCACACGTTCAGCCTGCTCGGCCGCGAGGGGAAGCCGGTGCCGTACTTCATAAACAGCGGGAAGAAGATCTTCACCGACTGGGGCACCTCGGCCTTCATCAGGAGGAGCGAGCTCGAGGGGTCCGAGCACCTCCGGGGCAACAGCTTCACGATAAGGTGCAACGTCACGGTCACCAAGGAGATCCAGACGAAGAGCGTCGACGTTGGCGCCAGCGCAGCCCCGACGgtagcgccgctgccgccggaccCGGACTTGCACCGCCACCTGGCTGGCCTCCTCGCGACCGGGGAGGCCACGGACGTTGTGTTCGAGGTGGACGACAAGACTTTCATGGCGCACCGGTGTGTGCTCTGTTGCAGTAATTACTCCTGA